The following are encoded together in the Methanomassiliicoccales archaeon genome:
- a CDS encoding FAD-dependent oxidoreductase has protein sequence MLAQVLIIGGGTAGLAAAIGLAERRIFVNIVEKESSIGGMASELCCKGDIKCAKCDVCLSIDRLPEVAQSKYIRILTNSEVKRVSGAPGSYRVTVERKPQLVREDRCIACGACREVCPVEGSAINPRYFRSVPMTYYIDKNKCIRWKGSQCTKCAEICPNGAIDFDAPASKKYLNVSAIVVASGFEPFDATLDRRLGYGTLKNVLTSLEIERMINSIGKIVVFPTSLPCKKLAIIQCVGSRDLRMGASYCSKVCCKYALKIAQLAKLKNPDLEISFFLMDWRPYDSIDNELVEWANKNKGVKVIRTRPAEIIQSETDKPIVRYVSLSENTVEEEEFDLIMLSVGIMPPSDARRLSNILDMKISPHGFILDDGERRGIFAAGCCTGPKDIEESFMEGIATAGRVAAFIGGLK, from the coding sequence TTGCTGGCTCAGGTGCTCATTATTGGCGGTGGAACTGCTGGCCTCGCTGCGGCGATTGGCCTTGCTGAACGCCGTATTTTTGTTAATATTGTAGAAAAGGAATCAAGTATTGGAGGAATGGCATCAGAATTGTGCTGCAAAGGCGATATCAAGTGCGCGAAATGCGACGTTTGCCTTTCGATCGATAGATTACCTGAAGTGGCTCAATCTAAGTATATCCGCATACTTACAAATTCTGAAGTAAAAAGGGTAAGCGGCGCACCTGGATCGTACAGAGTTACTGTTGAGAGAAAACCTCAGCTGGTTCGAGAAGATAGGTGCATTGCTTGTGGCGCATGCCGGGAAGTATGTCCTGTTGAAGGCAGCGCGATCAATCCTAGGTATTTTCGGAGCGTACCGATGACGTATTACATTGACAAAAACAAATGCATCAGATGGAAGGGATCTCAGTGCACAAAATGTGCCGAAATATGTCCTAACGGTGCCATAGATTTTGATGCGCCTGCTTCGAAGAAGTATCTGAACGTATCAGCGATTGTCGTGGCAAGCGGATTTGAGCCTTTTGATGCGACCCTCGATAGGAGATTAGGCTACGGAACGCTGAAGAATGTGCTCACTTCTCTTGAGATCGAGAGAATGATTAATTCCATCGGGAAAATAGTTGTTTTCCCGACGAGCCTACCGTGCAAGAAACTCGCCATCATTCAGTGTGTTGGATCGCGAGACCTCAGGATGGGGGCTTCGTACTGTTCAAAGGTGTGCTGCAAATATGCTCTCAAGATTGCACAGCTTGCAAAACTGAAAAACCCAGATCTGGAAATTTCCTTTTTCCTCATGGACTGGAGACCTTATGATTCAATAGATAACGAGTTGGTGGAGTGGGCAAATAAGAACAAGGGAGTTAAAGTCATAAGGACAAGACCTGCGGAAATCATTCAATCTGAAACCGACAAACCTATCGTAAGATACGTCTCCTTAAGCGAAAACACGGTTGAGGAGGAAGAATTCGATCTGATAATGCTATCGGTTGGTATCATGCCACCTTCTGATGCAAGGAGGCTTTCAAATATTTTGGATATGAAGATCTCTCCACACGGCTTCATTCTTGATGATGGTGAAAGAAGGGGAATTTTTGCGGCCGGTTGCTGCACAGGTCCAAAAGACATCGAGGAGAGTTTTATGGAGGGTATTGCGACCGCGGGGCGTGTTGCTGCTTTTATTGGGGGATTGAAATGA
- a CDS encoding 4Fe-4S binding protein has translation MSFDIQFGRGDEMVTLVTGTRSSRPRSATRERKRGEVNDRIAVFLCRCGGAIGNRIDLEMIRDELLRSEKNIDTYVLDFACTANGRTEIKRILQQIGSTRFVIAGCSPKTHELLFRELALEIGLNPFMFEMANIREQCAFVHDETDTMAKARALIRGAISKCRFLLPPPYDRVPITYKQVLVVGNGISALTAAESVAREGIKVTLLNPGEGFSSSELKLVSSSTSGEYTSNQLRKIEANPLVRILNNTKPVEYLGFAGNFRVLAMENDKTVEIECGAIIIAFDSIIGQESGESYHTLSIHPWHHMKEMASGKSSIPSRIVIILAPQRDREQSCGLRDGEVLTHAINIKKLRSDAEITVIVRDVRTYGFDELTFRDAQEQGIRIIRTEKEPVIERSDSLAVIVDDIVLGAPLRIRADDVIVPPTAVPTGAEVIARAFRLPLTEKGFLKKTQVKLKPAASIRRGIFLCGTAVESGFAPEKFLDARVGASRAVALIRSGYVDIGGAIAEINPEKCSACLTCVRSCPYDAPFIGEVGKAEIETEKCMGCGICVGICPSKAIEMYCYSDAQLHAQVSSIMRG, from the coding sequence ATGAGTTTCGATATTCAGTTTGGCAGAGGAGATGAAATGGTGACTCTTGTGACTGGAACTAGATCATCAAGGCCCCGATCCGCTACAAGAGAGAGGAAGAGGGGCGAAGTGAATGATCGTATCGCGGTCTTTCTCTGCCGATGTGGCGGTGCTATAGGCAACAGGATCGACCTTGAGATGATAAGAGATGAGTTGTTGCGAAGTGAGAAGAATATTGACACCTACGTTCTTGACTTCGCTTGCACGGCCAACGGCAGAACTGAGATAAAAAGAATTTTGCAGCAAATCGGTAGCACAAGATTCGTGATTGCGGGATGTTCGCCAAAGACACACGAGCTACTTTTTAGGGAGTTAGCACTCGAAATAGGCCTAAATCCTTTCATGTTTGAAATGGCCAACATTAGAGAGCAATGTGCTTTCGTGCACGACGAAACTGACACGATGGCGAAGGCAAGGGCACTCATCAGGGGGGCAATTTCAAAATGCCGATTTCTCCTACCGCCACCTTACGATAGGGTGCCAATTACATATAAGCAAGTATTAGTTGTCGGAAATGGTATCAGCGCACTCACGGCGGCCGAGTCCGTGGCGAGGGAAGGCATCAAAGTGACGCTCCTCAACCCCGGAGAGGGATTTTCGTCATCAGAATTGAAATTGGTAAGCAGTTCAACTTCTGGGGAATATACGTCTAATCAACTGAGGAAAATTGAGGCAAACCCTTTGGTAAGGATCCTAAATAATACAAAACCGGTTGAGTACTTGGGGTTCGCTGGAAATTTCAGGGTTCTTGCGATGGAAAACGACAAAACCGTGGAGATTGAATGCGGGGCAATTATTATCGCCTTCGATTCGATCATCGGACAAGAAAGCGGCGAGAGCTATCATACACTGAGTATACACCCATGGCATCATATGAAAGAGATGGCGTCTGGTAAATCAAGCATTCCTTCGAGAATTGTGATTATACTTGCGCCGCAGAGAGATAGAGAACAGTCCTGCGGATTGAGAGATGGAGAAGTGCTAACGCATGCGATCAATATCAAAAAACTTAGATCAGATGCCGAAATCACTGTTATAGTCAGGGATGTGCGCACTTACGGATTCGATGAGTTGACCTTTAGGGATGCACAGGAGCAAGGCATTAGGATAATCAGAACTGAGAAAGAGCCCGTGATTGAAAGGAGCGATTCTCTCGCTGTGATTGTAGATGACATTGTTCTAGGCGCTCCATTGAGAATAAGAGCTGATGATGTCATCGTGCCTCCGACAGCAGTTCCTACAGGAGCGGAGGTAATTGCGAGAGCGTTCAGACTTCCCCTTACGGAAAAAGGCTTTCTCAAGAAGACCCAGGTGAAGTTGAAGCCGGCTGCCTCCATTAGAAGGGGAATATTCCTTTGTGGAACCGCCGTCGAATCAGGTTTTGCGCCCGAAAAATTCCTCGATGCGCGAGTTGGTGCATCGCGGGCCGTCGCGTTGATAAGATCAGGCTATGTTGATATAGGTGGAGCGATTGCAGAGATTAACCCAGAGAAATGTTCTGCCTGTCTCACATGCGTAAGGAGCTGTCCATACGATGCTCCATTTATAGGCGAAGTCGGCAAGGCTGAGATTGAGACAGAAAAGTGCATGGGATGTGGAATTTGCGTTGGAATTTGCCCAAGCAAAGCCATCGAAATGTACTGTTATTCAGATGCCCAGTTGCATGCACAGGTGAGCTCGATTATGCGCGGGTGA
- a CDS encoding hydrogenase iron-sulfur subunit gives MFGVQEKRIIGFCCNYCGYASADLAGLNHIKYSPDVLIVRVPCSGRIDVIHILKAFREGADAVFVAGCLEGNCNYEYGNIEARKRINYAKKILAEIGIEPERLEMFNVASNMVWKFKEIVDEMVSRVEKLGPSPIRKVNV, from the coding sequence ATGTTTGGAGTACAAGAAAAAAGAATCATAGGATTCTGCTGCAACTACTGTGGCTATGCATCTGCGGATCTTGCCGGGCTAAATCACATAAAGTACTCACCAGATGTTTTGATTGTAAGGGTCCCCTGTTCTGGCAGAATCGACGTAATTCATATTTTGAAGGCTTTTAGGGAGGGTGCAGACGCCGTTTTTGTTGCAGGATGCTTAGAAGGCAACTGCAACTACGAATACGGAAACATTGAAGCAAGGAAACGCATCAATTATGCCAAAAAAATCCTTGCTGAGATTGGCATCGAACCTGAAAGACTTGAGATGTTCAATGTGGCATCAAACATGGTGTGGAAGTTCAAGGAAATCGTTGATGAGATGGTATCTAGGGTTGAGAAATTGGGCCCCAGCCCGATCAGGAAGGTGAACGTATGA